In Asanoa sp. WMMD1127, one genomic interval encodes:
- a CDS encoding TetR/AcrR family transcriptional regulator, which translates to MPDVEEAPRAPGRPRSLRVDEAIISATLDLLAEGTSIDVLSIESIASRAGVGKATIYRRWPGKDALLVDALATLKQPGPEPAGTSVRDDLITMLSQVGGPANKDPRFAKIMPCILPQVARSEANYQAYQEIIEPRRRRIREVLRRGVENGELRADLDIELTMTVLIGPILVQRVMRWHPDLDADKMPEQVVDLLLAGMAPQQNA; encoded by the coding sequence ATGCCAGACGTCGAGGAAGCTCCGCGGGCGCCGGGTCGCCCGCGGAGCCTCCGCGTCGACGAGGCCATCATCTCCGCCACCCTCGACCTGCTCGCCGAGGGCACGTCGATCGATGTGCTCTCGATCGAGTCCATCGCGTCGCGCGCCGGGGTCGGCAAGGCGACGATCTACCGCCGGTGGCCGGGCAAGGATGCCCTACTCGTCGACGCGCTGGCCACGCTGAAGCAGCCCGGGCCCGAGCCGGCCGGCACCTCCGTCCGCGACGACCTGATCACGATGCTGTCGCAGGTCGGCGGCCCGGCCAACAAGGACCCGCGGTTCGCCAAGATCATGCCGTGCATCCTGCCCCAGGTGGCGCGGAGCGAGGCCAACTACCAGGCCTACCAGGAGATCATCGAGCCGCGTCGGCGCCGGATCCGCGAGGTCCTGCGCCGCGGCGTCGAGAACGGCGAGCTCCGCGCGGACCTCGACATCGAGCTGACGATGACCGTCCTCATCGGACCGATCCTGGTCCAGCGCGTGATGCGCTGGCACCCGGACCTCGACGCCGACAAGATGCCGGAACAGGTCGTCGACCTGCTGCTGGCCGGGATGGCGCCGCAGCAGAACGCCTGA
- the metG gene encoding methionine--tRNA ligase, with the protein MTGTGFISTTIPYVNARPHLGHALEFVETDAYARFMRTELDDVFFLTGSDENALKNVLAAEAAGMSTADLVAGNAQAFARLQTDLGCAPDHFVRTSVDPLHLEGAVEIWRRLAASGDIYSRAYEGLYCVGCEQFWELDELVDGRCPEHLVAPERVREENYFFRLSRYQDDLLKVLESGELAIHPETRRNEVISFVRAGLQDISVSRSAHRARGWGIPVPGDDTQVMYVWIDALTNYVNALGWTRDDPRYQRFWADAARRVHVLGKGVIRFHAVYWPAMLLSAGLPLPTDLVVHGYITAGGRKVGKSLGNAVDPGELIARHGARAVRYALLATFAPFGDGDLTEDRIVAVYNNDLANGLGNLVSRVTSMIGRYRGGVVPAGDPAGGLGPAVATALHDSAAAWQGFDHRVAIQHLTTLVGRANAYVDEHAPWHLAKQPAEADRLDTCLLQAAGAVRALAALLRPVLPDAAAEILGALGAPASWRLDPGTWLDGLAGTRVDKPAAVFPRIDAPAT; encoded by the coding sequence GTGACGGGCACCGGCTTCATTTCCACGACGATTCCCTACGTCAATGCGCGCCCCCATCTCGGTCACGCGCTCGAGTTCGTCGAGACCGACGCCTATGCGCGATTCATGCGCACCGAGCTCGACGACGTCTTCTTCCTGACGGGTTCCGACGAGAACGCGCTGAAGAACGTGCTGGCCGCCGAGGCCGCGGGAATGTCGACCGCCGATCTCGTCGCCGGCAACGCGCAGGCCTTCGCGCGGCTGCAGACCGACCTCGGTTGCGCGCCCGACCATTTCGTCCGCACCAGCGTCGACCCGCTGCATCTCGAAGGCGCGGTGGAGATCTGGCGGCGGCTGGCCGCGAGCGGCGACATCTACTCGCGGGCCTACGAGGGGCTCTACTGCGTCGGCTGCGAGCAGTTCTGGGAGCTGGACGAGCTCGTCGACGGACGCTGCCCCGAGCACCTGGTCGCGCCGGAGCGGGTGCGGGAGGAGAACTACTTCTTCCGGCTGTCGCGCTACCAGGACGACCTGCTCAAAGTCCTCGAATCCGGCGAGCTGGCCATCCACCCCGAGACCCGCCGCAACGAGGTCATCTCGTTCGTCCGCGCCGGCCTGCAGGACATCAGCGTCTCCCGCTCGGCGCATCGGGCGCGCGGCTGGGGCATCCCGGTGCCCGGCGACGACACCCAGGTGATGTACGTCTGGATCGACGCCTTGACCAACTACGTCAACGCGCTGGGCTGGACCCGCGACGACCCCCGCTACCAGCGGTTCTGGGCCGACGCCGCGCGGCGCGTGCACGTGCTGGGCAAGGGCGTGATCCGGTTCCACGCCGTCTACTGGCCGGCGATGCTGCTCTCCGCCGGCCTGCCGCTGCCGACCGACCTGGTGGTGCACGGCTACATCACGGCCGGCGGCCGCAAGGTCGGCAAGAGCCTCGGCAACGCGGTCGACCCCGGCGAGCTGATCGCCCGTCATGGCGCGCGGGCTGTCCGATATGCACTGCTGGCCACGTTCGCGCCGTTCGGTGACGGCGACCTGACCGAGGACCGGATCGTCGCCGTCTACAACAACGACCTGGCCAACGGGCTCGGCAACCTGGTCAGCCGGGTGACCAGCATGATCGGCCGTTACCGTGGCGGCGTCGTGCCCGCCGGCGACCCGGCCGGCGGCCTCGGCCCGGCGGTCGCCACCGCCCTCCACGACTCCGCCGCCGCGTGGCAGGGCTTCGACCACCGCGTCGCGATCCAGCACCTGACGACGCTGGTCGGGCGGGCCAACGCGTACGTCGACGAGCACGCGCCCTGGCACCTCGCCAAGCAGCCCGCCGAAGCCGACCGGCTCGACACCTGCCTGCTCCAGGCCGCCGGAGCGGTCCGCGCCCTGGCCGCGCTGCTCCGCCCGGTGCTGCCGGACGCGGCGGCGGAGATCCTGGGCGCGCTGGGCGCACCGGCCTCGTGGCGGCTCGACCCGGGCACCTGGCTCGACGGTCTGGCCGGCACCCGGGTCGACAAGCCCGCCGCCGTCTTCCCGCGCATCGACGCCCCTGCCACATAA
- a CDS encoding DHA2 family efflux MFS transporter permease subunit has protein sequence MEQHANTGHPRRWAILGVLVVSLLVVVLDNTVLNVALRTLADPVHGLGTTQSELEWAINSYTLVFAGLLFSFGVLGDRFGRKRFLMIGLALFGLASLLSAYAQSPAQLIGARALMGLGGAAIMPVTLSIISNVFDPRERGKAIGVWSGAVGLAIAIGPILGGALLEHFWWGSVFLINVPVVIVGLVAVALLVPESRNPRPGRIDIAGVLMSVVGLVGLTYGIIKGGENGFGNAEVLITGGGGLVVLAAFVWYESRIAFPSLDVRLFKIPRFSAPIAAIGLTFFASMGVFFFSSFYLQLVRGYSPLETGLLFLPFATAQLIFAPRSHAMVQRFGAKAVTAVGLSLVALSLVGFVFVDAQTAVWLLLLIFFIQGVGMANIMAPATESIMSSLPREKAGVGSAVSNTIRQVASALGIAILGSILAAVYRSQIEPTTTALPGPAREVANESISGAYGVAAQAGPAGNGLISAANDAFMTAMHWAAGSGAIILAFGILAALIWMPGRRAGAEHVQPVEVEAGELATAG, from the coding sequence GTGGAGCAACACGCCAACACCGGGCACCCGAGGCGCTGGGCGATCCTCGGTGTGCTGGTGGTGAGCCTGCTCGTCGTCGTGCTGGACAACACGGTCCTCAACGTCGCCCTGCGTACGCTGGCCGACCCGGTGCACGGGCTCGGCACGACGCAGAGCGAGCTCGAGTGGGCCATCAACTCGTACACGCTGGTGTTCGCCGGCCTGCTGTTCTCGTTCGGTGTGCTCGGCGACCGCTTCGGGCGCAAGCGGTTCCTCATGATCGGCCTCGCGCTGTTCGGCCTGGCGTCGCTGCTCTCGGCGTACGCGCAGAGTCCTGCGCAGTTGATCGGCGCCCGTGCGCTGATGGGCCTCGGCGGCGCGGCGATCATGCCGGTGACGCTGTCGATCATTTCCAACGTGTTCGACCCGCGCGAGCGAGGCAAGGCGATCGGCGTCTGGTCCGGCGCGGTCGGCCTGGCCATCGCGATCGGCCCGATTCTCGGCGGCGCGCTGCTCGAGCACTTCTGGTGGGGCTCGGTCTTCCTGATCAACGTGCCGGTGGTGATCGTCGGCCTGGTAGCCGTCGCGCTGCTGGTGCCCGAGTCACGCAACCCGCGCCCCGGTCGCATCGACATCGCCGGCGTGCTCATGTCGGTGGTCGGCCTGGTCGGCCTGACCTACGGCATCATCAAGGGCGGCGAGAACGGCTTCGGCAACGCCGAGGTGCTGATCACCGGCGGCGGCGGGCTCGTCGTGCTGGCGGCATTCGTCTGGTACGAGTCGCGGATCGCGTTCCCGTCGCTGGACGTACGCCTGTTCAAGATCCCCCGGTTCTCGGCCCCGATCGCCGCGATCGGCCTGACGTTCTTCGCGTCGATGGGCGTGTTCTTCTTCAGCTCGTTCTACCTGCAGCTCGTCCGCGGGTACTCGCCGCTGGAGACCGGCCTCCTCTTCCTCCCGTTCGCCACCGCTCAGCTGATCTTCGCGCCGCGCAGCCACGCCATGGTGCAGCGGTTCGGGGCGAAGGCGGTCACCGCGGTCGGCCTGTCGCTGGTCGCGCTCTCGCTGGTCGGCTTCGTCTTCGTCGACGCCCAGACGGCGGTGTGGCTCCTGCTGCTGATCTTCTTCATCCAGGGCGTCGGCATGGCCAACATCATGGCGCCGGCCACCGAGTCGATCATGTCGTCGCTCCCCCGCGAGAAGGCCGGCGTCGGCTCGGCGGTCAGCAACACGATCCGCCAGGTGGCGAGCGCGCTCGGCATCGCGATCCTCGGTTCGATCCTCGCGGCGGTCTACCGCAGCCAGATCGAGCCGACCACCACCGCGCTGCCCGGCCCGGCCCGGGAGGTGGCCAACGAGTCGATCTCGGGGGCGTACGGGGTCGCGGCCCAGGCGGGCCCGGCCGGCAACGGCCTGATCTCGGCGGCCAACGACGCCTTCATGACCGCCATGCACTGGGCGGCCGGCTCCGGCGCGATCATCCTGGCGTTCGGCATCCTGGCCGCGCTGATCTGGATGCCGGGCCGCCGCGCGGGCGCCGAGCACGTGCAGCCGGTCGAGGTGGAAGCCGGGGAACTGGCAACGGCCGGCTGA
- a CDS encoding YebC/PmpR family DNA-binding transcriptional regulator, which yields MSGHSKWATTKHKKAVIDAKRGKMFAKLIKNVEVAARTGGGDPAGNPTLYDAIQKAKKSSVPNDNIDRAVKRGSGLEAGGADYQTIMYEGYGPNGVALLIECLTDNRNRAATEVRTALTRNGGSFADAGSVSYMFTRKGVVIVPKAGLSEDDVLLAVLDAGAEEVNDLGEAYEVVSEPTDLVPVRTALQDAGIDYESAESSLVPSVNVPLDEEGARKIFKLIDVLEDCDDVQNVYANFDVSDDVMALIDA from the coding sequence ATGTCCGGCCACTCAAAGTGGGCGACGACCAAGCACAAGAAAGCAGTCATCGACGCCAAGCGCGGCAAGATGTTCGCCAAGCTGATCAAGAACGTCGAGGTCGCGGCGCGGACCGGTGGTGGCGATCCGGCCGGTAACCCCACACTTTACGACGCCATTCAGAAGGCCAAGAAGAGTTCCGTGCCCAACGACAACATCGATCGCGCGGTCAAGCGTGGGTCGGGGCTCGAGGCCGGCGGTGCGGATTACCAGACGATCATGTACGAGGGGTACGGCCCGAACGGTGTCGCCCTGTTGATCGAGTGCCTGACCGACAACCGCAACCGGGCGGCGACCGAGGTGCGGACCGCGCTCACCCGCAACGGTGGGTCGTTCGCCGACGCCGGGTCGGTGTCCTACATGTTCACGCGCAAGGGTGTCGTGATCGTGCCCAAGGCCGGCCTGTCGGAGGACGATGTGCTTCTGGCCGTCCTCGACGCCGGCGCGGAAGAGGTCAACGACCTGGGCGAGGCCTACGAGGTGGTCTCCGAGCCGACCGACCTCGTCCCGGTGCGCACGGCACTGCAGGACGCGGGCATCGACTACGAGTCGGCCGAGTCGTCGCTGGTGCCGAGCGTCAACGTGCCGCTCGACGAAGAAGGCGCCCGCAAGATCTTCAAGCTGATCGACGTGCTGGAAGACTGCGACGACGTCCAGAACGTGTACGCGAACTTCGACGTCTCCGACGACGTGATGGCGCTGATCGACGCCTGA
- a CDS encoding alpha-amylase family glycosyl hydrolase, producing the protein MTEPRSAPAWLSDAVLYQIYPQSFADSNGDGIGDLPGILDRLDYLQWLGVDTVWFSPCFRSPFADAGYDVSDYLQIAPRYGTNDDLVAVTEAARSRGIRIMLDLVAGHTSDQHPWFRAWADDADDDRYIWSPRVGAPAGAWAPTPGQRGGYFMLNFYPCQPALNFGYARDDAREPWRQPVDAPGPRANREALREIMAYWFDRGVSGFRVDMASSLVKDDPGYVETGKLWGEMRAWMDRAYPDNVLIPEWGDPAVAVPAGFHADFFLHFRGNALLSLWHMGIGTADPSWPAEPAYFDAEGLGAITEFVTQWQRAAEAIGGTGQIALPTSNHDYARLVTGTRSREHAGAAYAFLMTWPTLPTIYYGDEIGMRYVPDMPDKEGSMLSPLNNRTGSRTPMQWDASPNAGFSTAPADQLYLPIDPDPARPTVAAQRDDEGSLLNLVRRLIALRRATPALGSGSPVEVLHSGYPFVYVRGGSHLVAVNPRRAPAAAPLPAGLVGDSVRALEVHGARLADTEIKIDGFGYGIYAL; encoded by the coding sequence GTGACCGAGCCGCGTAGCGCACCCGCATGGTTGTCCGACGCCGTCCTTTATCAGATCTATCCGCAGAGTTTCGCCGACTCCAACGGGGACGGCATCGGGGATCTGCCGGGCATTCTGGACCGGCTCGACTACCTGCAGTGGCTGGGTGTCGACACGGTGTGGTTCAGCCCGTGCTTCCGCTCGCCGTTCGCCGACGCGGGGTACGACGTCAGCGACTACCTCCAGATCGCGCCGCGCTACGGGACCAACGACGACCTCGTCGCGGTGACCGAGGCGGCGCGGTCCCGTGGCATCCGGATCATGCTCGACCTCGTCGCGGGGCACACGTCCGACCAGCATCCGTGGTTCCGGGCCTGGGCCGACGACGCCGACGACGACCGCTACATCTGGTCACCGCGCGTCGGTGCGCCGGCCGGGGCGTGGGCGCCGACGCCGGGGCAGCGGGGCGGCTACTTCATGCTCAACTTCTATCCGTGCCAGCCGGCGCTCAACTTCGGCTACGCCCGCGACGACGCGCGCGAGCCCTGGCGGCAGCCGGTCGACGCGCCCGGGCCACGGGCCAACCGCGAGGCGTTGCGCGAGATCATGGCCTACTGGTTCGACCGTGGCGTCAGCGGCTTCCGCGTCGACATGGCGTCGTCCCTTGTCAAGGACGATCCCGGGTACGTCGAGACCGGCAAGCTCTGGGGCGAGATGCGCGCCTGGATGGACCGCGCGTACCCCGACAACGTCCTGATTCCCGAATGGGGCGACCCGGCCGTGGCGGTGCCGGCCGGCTTTCACGCGGACTTCTTCCTGCACTTCCGCGGCAACGCGCTGCTCTCGCTGTGGCACATGGGCATCGGCACCGCCGACCCGTCGTGGCCGGCCGAGCCCGCCTACTTCGACGCCGAAGGGCTCGGGGCGATCACCGAGTTCGTGACGCAGTGGCAGCGCGCGGCGGAGGCCATCGGCGGCACGGGGCAGATCGCGCTGCCGACGTCCAACCACGACTACGCCCGGCTGGTCACCGGCACGCGGTCGCGCGAGCACGCCGGCGCCGCGTACGCCTTCCTGATGACCTGGCCGACCCTTCCCACGATCTACTACGGCGACGAGATCGGCATGCGGTACGTGCCCGACATGCCCGACAAAGAAGGCAGCATGCTGTCGCCGCTGAACAACCGGACCGGATCGCGTACGCCGATGCAGTGGGACGCCTCGCCCAACGCCGGCTTCTCGACGGCGCCGGCCGACCAGCTCTACCTGCCGATCGACCCGGACCCGGCCCGGCCGACGGTGGCGGCGCAGCGCGACGACGAGGGCTCGCTGCTCAACCTGGTCCGGCGGTTGATCGCGCTGCGGCGGGCGACGCCGGCACTCGGGAGCGGGTCGCCCGTCGAGGTGCTGCACTCCGGTTATCCGTTCGTCTATGTGCGCGGCGGGAGTCATCTGGTCGCGGTCAACCCGCGTCGTGCGCCGGCCGCGGCGCCGCTGCCGGCGGGGTTGGTCGGCGACAGCGTCCGTGCGCTCGAGGTGCACGGGGCCCGGCTCGCCGACACCGAGATCAAGATCGACGGCTTCGGGTACGGGATCTACGCGCTCTGA
- a CDS encoding aminotransferase class V-fold PLP-dependent enzyme: protein MDLVAAQQLWEPVPGWLNTASYGLPPKPAWDALQAALDDWRVGRTSWEPWDEATQRCRAAYARLINVHLADVAVGSAVSQLVAPIAAAIPAGTRVVLPEVDFTSIVFPWAAHGLDVVAVPVEKLADAVDANTGVIAFSLVQSADGTIAAYEDIVAAARAAGALVIVDATQACGWLPIDGSLADAVLTGGYKWLMGPRGTAYGYYSPALRERMTPSAAGWYAAADVHSSYYGLPMRLAEDARRFDISPAWHSFVGSAPALELIEEVGVAAIRDHNVRLADRFLAGLGKPPAGSAIVTVDVPDAKDKLARAGIRAAVRAGRVRASFHVYSTDHDVDLALEALG, encoded by the coding sequence ATGGATCTTGTCGCTGCGCAGCAGCTCTGGGAGCCGGTTCCGGGTTGGCTCAACACGGCGAGCTATGGCCTGCCGCCGAAGCCCGCGTGGGACGCGCTGCAGGCCGCGCTCGACGACTGGCGGGTCGGGCGCACGTCGTGGGAGCCGTGGGACGAGGCGACGCAGCGCTGCCGGGCCGCGTACGCCCGGTTGATCAATGTGCATCTCGCCGACGTCGCGGTCGGGAGCGCCGTTTCGCAGCTTGTCGCACCGATCGCCGCGGCCATCCCCGCGGGCACCAGGGTCGTGCTGCCCGAGGTCGACTTCACCTCGATCGTCTTCCCGTGGGCGGCGCACGGCCTCGACGTGGTGGCGGTGCCGGTCGAGAAGCTGGCCGACGCCGTCGACGCGAACACCGGCGTGATCGCGTTCAGCCTGGTGCAGTCGGCGGACGGCACGATCGCGGCGTACGAGGACATCGTCGCCGCCGCCCGCGCCGCCGGCGCGCTGGTGATCGTCGACGCCACGCAGGCCTGCGGCTGGCTGCCCATCGACGGCTCGCTCGCCGACGCGGTGCTGACCGGCGGCTACAAGTGGCTGATGGGCCCGCGCGGGACGGCCTACGGCTACTACTCGCCGGCGTTGCGGGAGCGGATGACGCCGTCAGCGGCGGGCTGGTACGCGGCCGCCGACGTGCACAGCTCCTACTACGGCCTGCCGATGCGCCTCGCCGAGGACGCCCGCCGCTTCGACATCTCGCCGGCCTGGCACAGCTTCGTCGGCTCCGCGCCGGCGCTCGAGCTGATCGAAGAAGTCGGCGTGGCCGCGATCCGCGACCACAACGTGCGACTCGCCGACCGGTTCCTCGCGGGGCTCGGCAAGCCGCCGGCCGGCAGCGCGATCGTCACGGTCGACGTCCCGGACGCCAAGGACAAGCTCGCGCGCGCCGGAATCCGGGCCGCGGTCCGCGCCGGCCGCGTCCGCGCCAGCTTCCACGTCTACTCCACCGACCACGACGTCGATCTCGCCCTCGAGGCGTTGGGGTGA
- a CDS encoding 3-hydroxybutyrate dehydrogenase yields MAADRVADHHVVRLDLTGRTALVTGGGSGIGRACAARLAAAGAKVVVVDRNAAAAQEVAAEIGGVAVELDLADSEAVDRIDVDVDVLVNNAGFQHVAPLPEFPPDTFAVLQRVMVEAPFRLVRRALPHMYERGWGRVVTVSSVHGLRASAYKSAYVTAKHGVEGLSKVIALEGAPHGVTANCINPGYVRTPLVEGQIADQARTHGIPEQEVVSSIMLARSAMKRLVEPAEVAELLAYLCTPAASFITGASIAMDGGWTAS; encoded by the coding sequence ATGGCGGCAGATCGGGTGGCTGACCACCACGTCGTACGGCTGGACCTCACCGGGCGCACCGCGCTGGTCACCGGCGGCGGCAGCGGCATCGGGCGGGCCTGCGCCGCCCGGCTCGCCGCGGCCGGCGCCAAGGTGGTGGTCGTCGACCGCAACGCGGCGGCCGCGCAGGAGGTGGCGGCCGAGATCGGTGGCGTCGCCGTCGAGCTCGACCTCGCCGACTCCGAGGCCGTCGACCGCATCGACGTCGACGTCGACGTGCTGGTCAACAATGCCGGCTTCCAGCATGTCGCGCCGCTGCCGGAGTTCCCGCCGGACACGTTCGCGGTCCTGCAGCGGGTCATGGTGGAGGCGCCGTTCCGGCTGGTCCGGCGGGCGCTGCCGCACATGTACGAGCGGGGCTGGGGCCGCGTCGTCACGGTCTCGTCGGTGCACGGTCTGCGCGCTTCGGCGTACAAGTCGGCATATGTCACGGCAAAGCATGGCGTCGAGGGCCTGTCGAAGGTGATCGCCCTGGAGGGCGCGCCGCACGGGGTCACCGCCAACTGCATCAATCCCGGGTACGTGCGTACGCCGCTGGTCGAAGGTCAGATCGCCGACCAGGCCCGCACCCACGGCATCCCCGAGCAGGAGGTCGTCTCGTCGATCATGCTGGCCCGGTCGGCGATGAAGCGCCTGGTCGAACCGGCCGAGGTCGCCGAGCTGCTGGCCTATCTGTGCACGCCCGCGGCATCCTTCATCACCGGGGCCTCGATCGCGATGGACGGGGGATGGACGGCAAGCTGA
- a CDS encoding helix-turn-helix domain-containing protein yields the protein MDGKLNAMTAAEYLELLAREAAAVEFEGPLLAARAAGLPPDQVADLERAKVAALRVRSLLERRRQREVELSGLVDTAADLAGLRDVDDVLRAIVHRARTLLGADVAYLTLNDDDRGDIYMRVTDGSVSARFQRLRLPLGAGLGGLVAQTGTPYVTADYHVDERFRHTGEIDAGVREEGLVAILGVPLRLGSSSLGVLYAANRSARPFAREEVALLGSLAAHAAVALDTARLLTETRVALAELSLANSTIQAHSASVERAASAHDRMTALVLRGGGVEDVVAAVTDVLGGALLALDADGRELARVGSIDEPDRTTLAEAVAASRAERRSVRRGDSWYAAVVAGTEDLGALVLRPTAELVDADQRILERAALVTALLLLFRRTVAEAEGRVRGELLDELVSRPVRDAESLRARARRLGVDLDAPQVLVAVGDDTAGRQRVLSWATSFALSRGGLAAARDGRVLLMLPGSDPGAAARLVAKDAARVAGRPMTAGAGGPTSGPDSLGAAFAEADRCLSALTALGRVGEGAGAAELGFVGLLLGTTGAAGDGEVARFIAAAIGPVVDYDVRRGTALVRTLEAYFGVGGGLAKAAELLHVHVNTVTQRLERVGQLIGTDWQQPERALEVQLALRLHRLRTGTTS from the coding sequence ATGGACGGCAAGCTGAACGCCATGACGGCGGCTGAGTATCTCGAACTGCTGGCGCGGGAGGCCGCGGCGGTCGAGTTCGAGGGCCCCCTGCTGGCCGCCCGGGCCGCCGGCCTGCCCCCGGACCAGGTCGCGGACCTCGAACGGGCCAAGGTCGCCGCGCTGCGGGTGCGCTCCCTGCTGGAACGGCGCCGGCAGCGCGAGGTGGAGCTCTCCGGCCTGGTGGACACGGCGGCCGACCTGGCGGGCCTGCGCGACGTCGACGACGTGCTGCGGGCGATCGTGCACCGGGCCCGGACGCTGCTCGGCGCCGACGTGGCCTACCTGACTCTCAACGACGACGACCGCGGCGACATCTACATGCGGGTCACGGACGGTTCCGTGTCGGCCCGCTTCCAGCGGCTGCGGCTCCCGCTGGGGGCCGGGCTCGGCGGGCTGGTCGCGCAGACGGGCACGCCCTACGTCACCGCCGACTACCACGTCGACGAGCGGTTCCGGCACACGGGCGAGATCGACGCCGGCGTACGCGAGGAGGGGCTCGTCGCGATCCTCGGCGTACCGCTGCGGCTGGGTTCGTCGTCCCTGGGTGTGCTGTATGCCGCCAACCGGTCGGCGCGCCCGTTCGCGCGGGAGGAGGTGGCGCTGCTCGGTTCGCTGGCCGCGCACGCGGCGGTCGCGCTCGACACGGCGCGGCTGCTGACCGAGACGCGGGTGGCGCTGGCCGAGCTGTCGCTGGCGAACTCGACGATCCAGGCGCACAGCGCGTCGGTCGAGCGGGCGGCGTCGGCCCACGACCGGATGACGGCCCTGGTGCTGCGCGGCGGCGGGGTCGAGGACGTCGTGGCGGCGGTGACCGACGTGCTCGGCGGCGCACTGCTGGCCTTGGACGCCGACGGCCGCGAGCTGGCCCGCGTCGGCTCGATCGACGAGCCGGACCGGACGACCCTGGCCGAGGCGGTCGCGGCGTCGCGGGCGGAGCGGCGGTCGGTGCGGCGGGGCGACAGCTGGTACGCGGCGGTCGTCGCGGGCACCGAGGACCTCGGCGCGCTGGTGCTGCGGCCGACCGCCGAGCTGGTCGACGCGGACCAGCGGATTTTGGAACGGGCGGCCCTGGTCACGGCGTTGCTGCTGCTCTTTCGGCGGACGGTGGCTGAGGCCGAGGGGCGGGTCCGCGGTGAGCTGCTCGACGAGCTGGTCTCCCGCCCGGTACGCGACGCGGAGTCGCTGCGGGCCCGGGCGCGGCGGCTGGGTGTCGACCTGGACGCGCCGCAGGTGCTGGTCGCGGTCGGCGACGACACGGCGGGGCGGCAGCGGGTGTTGTCGTGGGCTACCTCTTTTGCGTTGTCGCGGGGCGGGCTGGCCGCGGCGCGCGATGGCCGGGTCCTGTTGATGCTGCCGGGCTCGGACCCTGGCGCGGCGGCGCGGTTGGTGGCGAAGGACGCGGCTCGCGTGGCGGGTCGGCCGATGACCGCCGGTGCGGGTGGCCCGACGTCGGGGCCTGATTCGTTGGGCGCCGCTTTCGCCGAGGCGGATCGGTGCCTGTCGGCGTTGACGGCGCTGGGCCGGGTGGGCGAAGGAGCGGGCGCGGCGGAGCTGGGCTTCGTGGGTCTGCTGCTGGGCACCACGGGCGCGGCCGGGGACGGCGAGGTGGCCCGCTTCATCGCGGCGGCGATCGGCCCGGTGGTGGACTACGACGTCCGTCGCGGGACGGCGCTGGTCCGGACGCTGGAGGCGTATTTCGGCGTTGGTGGTGGGCTGGCCAAGGCCGCCGAGCTGCTGCACGTGCACGTCAACACGGTCACGCAGCGGCTCGAGCGGGTGGGCCAGCTGATCGGCACGGACTGGCAGCAGCCCGAACGGGCGCTGGAGGTTCAACTGGCGCTCCGCCTGCACCGCCTCCGCACCGGCACGACCTCCTGA
- the ruvC gene encoding crossover junction endodeoxyribonuclease RuvC: MRVLGVDPGLTRCGVGVVEGVPGRPCTLVAYYVVYTDPGDDLPLRLLHLDRTLTDLVAEHKPQSVAVERVFSQHNVRTVMGTAQASAVAVLSGARAGLPVSTYTPSEVKAAVTGSGQAEKAQVTSMVTRLLRLDAPPKPADAADALALAICHIWRGGTKAKIEAAAAVRRAGRR, from the coding sequence GTGCGGGTGCTCGGCGTCGACCCGGGGCTGACGCGCTGCGGCGTCGGCGTGGTCGAGGGTGTGCCGGGTCGACCGTGCACATTGGTCGCCTACTACGTGGTCTACACCGACCCCGGCGACGACCTGCCGCTGCGGCTGCTGCACCTCGACCGCACGCTGACGGACCTGGTCGCCGAGCACAAACCGCAGAGCGTCGCGGTGGAGCGGGTGTTCAGCCAACACAACGTGCGTACGGTGATGGGCACCGCCCAGGCCAGCGCCGTCGCCGTGCTGTCCGGGGCGCGGGCCGGGCTGCCGGTGTCGACCTACACGCCGAGCGAGGTCAAGGCCGCCGTCACCGGCTCCGGCCAGGCCGAGAAGGCGCAGGTGACGTCGATGGTGACCCGGCTCCTGCGGCTCGACGCGCCGCCGAAGCCGGCGGACGCCGCCGACGCGCTGGCGCTGGCGATCTGCCACATCTGGCGGGGCGGCACCAAGGCGAAGATCGAGGCGGCGGCGGCCGTCAGAAGGGCAGGTCGAAGGTGA
- a CDS encoding type II toxin-antitoxin system VapB family antitoxin, whose product MDIVRSEVSEWPRLIDVDEDLLAEATTALGTATKKDTVNEALRQAVESSRERRRDALESLQRIADDGGFDFDRLDELDR is encoded by the coding sequence TTGGATATCGTCCGCTCGGAGGTGTCTGAATGGCCAAGACTGATCGACGTTGACGAGGACCTTCTCGCGGAAGCAACGACGGCTCTGGGCACCGCGACCAAGAAAGACACCGTGAACGAAGCGCTGCGGCAAGCGGTCGAATCTTCGCGGGAGCGGCGACGTGATGCGCTCGAGAGCCTGCAACGCATCGCGGACGACGGCGGGTTCGACTTCGACCGGCTCGACGAGCTCGACAGGTGA